A single Actinomadura algeriensis DNA region contains:
- a CDS encoding single-stranded DNA-binding protein produces MAGETVITIVGNLVEDPILRFTNSGVPVASFRIASTPRSFDRQSGEWKDGESLFMSCSVWRQAAENVAESLQRGMRVIVQGRLKQRSYDTREGEKRTVVELDVEEVGPSLRSATAKVNKTQRQGGGGGGGFGGGQQGGGGFGGGGQQGGGDGFGGGQPQGGFGGGGQQSAPASDPWATGGGGGGGGYNDDPPF; encoded by the coding sequence ATGGCAGGCGAAACCGTAATCACCATCGTCGGGAACCTCGTCGAGGATCCGATCCTGCGCTTCACCAACAGCGGCGTGCCGGTCGCGTCCTTCCGCATCGCCTCGACGCCGCGTTCCTTCGACCGCCAGTCGGGCGAGTGGAAGGACGGCGAGTCGCTGTTCATGTCGTGCAGCGTCTGGCGGCAGGCCGCCGAGAACGTGGCCGAGAGCCTGCAGCGCGGCATGCGGGTGATCGTGCAGGGGCGGCTCAAGCAGCGGTCCTACGACACCCGCGAGGGTGAGAAGCGCACGGTCGTCGAGCTGGACGTCGAAGAGGTCGGCCCCTCGCTGCGCAGCGCCACCGCCAAGGTCAACAAGACCCAGCGGCAGGGCGGCGGCGGTGGCGGCGGCTTCGGCGGCGGTCAGCAGGGCGGCGGCGGCTTCGGCGGCGGCGGCCAGCAGGGCGGCGGCGACGGCTTCGGCGGCGGCCAGCCCCAGGGCGGGTTCGGCGGCGGCGGCCAGCAGTCCGCTCCGGCCAGCGACCCCTGGGCCACCGGCGGCGGCGGCGGTGGTGGCGGCTACAACGACGACCCGCCGTTCTAG
- a CDS encoding DUF4190 domain-containing protein: protein MAQPPYDPYGYGSQDPYAQSYQPQPAVQHHHYGGPSAPPTNGMATASMVCGLIGIVFCGFTAILAIIFGHVAQSQIRRTREGGSGMATAGLVMGYIVTAIWALIWVFYIFVIAAAASSGTTY from the coding sequence ATGGCCCAGCCCCCTTACGACCCCTACGGTTACGGATCCCAGGACCCGTACGCCCAGTCCTACCAGCCGCAGCCCGCGGTCCAGCACCACCACTACGGCGGGCCGTCGGCTCCCCCCACCAACGGCATGGCGACCGCGTCGATGGTGTGCGGCCTGATCGGCATCGTGTTCTGCGGGTTCACGGCGATCCTGGCGATCATCTTCGGGCACGTCGCGCAGTCCCAGATCCGCCGGACGCGCGAGGGCGGCTCCGGCATGGCGACGGCGGGGCTCGTCATGGGCTACATCGTCACGGCCATCTGGGCGCTCATCTGGGTCTTCTACATCTTCGTCATCGCCGCGGCGGCAAGCAGCGGTACGACCTACTGA
- a CDS encoding transglycosylase domain-containing protein — MLTVGFLAMATLLVVVYVKTPIPDEAQADAVRQSSVIEYKDGEVLARVGMNRTSVPLSSVPKHVQNAVLAAEDRNFWTEPGVSPTGITRAVVTAATGGDVTGASTITQQLARNYFVGLSQERSIDRKLKEIMISIRLGNEEKKENILELYLNTVPFGRGAYGIQAAARAYFHTTVDKLTVEQAAMLAAMIQQPEYFVTYGNPTDPEKKKAKEALVYRWNYVLKGMVEEGWLQESERQTMKFPQTQKEWSDVDGGPQSGYLRERVVNELEALGISRTDLETQGLKITTTFDQDLQAFTAKAVDQVRKEKNLPDDIHFGLSAVDPKTGGVIAAYGGPGYEEQQFDDSFQGKVQPGSSFKPIVLATALSQGISLKTTMDGSYKRTINGTSFTNDNEAENGTYTLQKMTEMSINTAYVELGQKVGLNNVIDMAKKMGMKDAPLEPVTSLPLGVIDASSVTMASVYSTFAAEGVHRPAHVIKSIEKINGDPVKNKDGEVIKKNPWGESERVFKESVARDATAAMRDVVTSGTGKGAALPDRPVAGKTGTTDKHRSAWFVGYTPQLSTAVAMWRQDEKGNRQSLVGIGDYTQVYGGSVPADLFKMFMMQAHKGQPVEQFKPAVYDGEIASWAKPVETTPPTSETPSPSTTPTCQPGQNGQNGQNGQNCQSDSPSPSTTPTSPGPSTTGQACLTPSGNMPPGCDPSIPPPGYPDWWCDQGNNRQTVAECKTDDDDTPNNPNPNP; from the coding sequence GTGCTCACCGTGGGGTTCCTCGCCATGGCCACGCTGCTGGTCGTGGTGTACGTCAAGACGCCGATCCCCGACGAGGCGCAGGCGGACGCCGTCCGCCAGTCCTCGGTGATCGAGTACAAGGACGGCGAGGTGCTGGCCCGGGTCGGCATGAACCGCACCAGCGTCCCGCTCTCCTCGGTGCCGAAGCACGTGCAGAACGCGGTGCTGGCGGCCGAGGACCGCAACTTCTGGACGGAGCCGGGCGTCTCCCCGACGGGCATCACCCGCGCGGTGGTCACGGCCGCGACCGGCGGTGACGTCACCGGTGCGTCGACGATCACGCAGCAGCTCGCCCGGAACTACTTCGTGGGGCTGAGCCAGGAGCGCAGCATCGACCGGAAGCTGAAGGAGATCATGATCTCCATCCGGTTGGGCAACGAGGAGAAGAAGGAGAACATCCTCGAGCTCTACCTCAACACGGTGCCCTTCGGGCGTGGGGCGTACGGCATCCAGGCCGCGGCGCGCGCGTACTTCCACACGACGGTCGACAAGCTGACCGTGGAGCAGGCGGCGATGCTCGCCGCGATGATCCAGCAGCCGGAGTACTTCGTCACCTACGGCAATCCGACCGACCCGGAGAAGAAGAAGGCGAAGGAAGCGCTCGTCTACCGCTGGAACTATGTTCTGAAGGGCATGGTCGAGGAGGGCTGGCTCCAGGAGAGCGAGCGCCAGACGATGAAGTTCCCGCAGACGCAGAAGGAGTGGAGCGACGTCGACGGCGGCCCGCAGTCCGGCTACCTGCGCGAGCGCGTCGTCAACGAGCTGGAAGCGCTGGGCATCTCGCGGACGGACCTGGAGACCCAGGGTCTGAAGATCACGACGACGTTCGACCAGGACCTGCAGGCGTTCACCGCCAAGGCCGTCGACCAGGTTCGCAAGGAGAAGAACCTCCCCGACGACATCCACTTCGGGCTCAGCGCGGTCGATCCCAAGACGGGCGGCGTGATCGCGGCGTACGGCGGCCCCGGCTACGAGGAACAGCAGTTCGACGACTCGTTCCAGGGCAAGGTGCAGCCGGGATCGTCCTTCAAGCCGATCGTCCTCGCCACCGCGCTCAGCCAGGGCATCAGCCTGAAGACGACGATGGACGGCAGTTACAAGCGGACCATCAACGGCACGTCCTTCACGAACGACAACGAGGCCGAGAACGGCACTTACACTCTCCAGAAGATGACGGAGATGTCGATCAACACGGCCTATGTGGAGCTGGGCCAGAAGGTCGGCCTCAACAACGTCATCGACATGGCGAAGAAGATGGGCATGAAGGACGCCCCCCTGGAGCCCGTCACCTCCCTGCCGCTCGGCGTCATCGACGCCAGCTCGGTCACGATGGCCTCGGTGTACTCGACGTTCGCGGCCGAGGGCGTGCACCGGCCGGCGCACGTGATCAAGTCGATCGAGAAGATCAACGGCGATCCGGTGAAGAACAAGGACGGCGAGGTCATCAAGAAGAACCCGTGGGGCGAGAGCGAGCGGGTCTTCAAGGAGAGCGTCGCACGGGACGCGACCGCGGCGATGCGGGACGTCGTCACGTCGGGTACCGGTAAGGGCGCGGCCCTTCCGGACCGTCCGGTGGCCGGTAAGACCGGTACCACCGACAAGCACCGGTCGGCGTGGTTCGTCGGCTACACGCCGCAGCTGTCGACGGCCGTGGCCATGTGGCGCCAGGACGAGAAGGGCAACCGGCAGTCGCTGGTGGGCATCGGCGACTACACGCAGGTCTACGGTGGTTCGGTTCCCGCCGACCTGTTCAAGATGTTCATGATGCAGGCGCACAAGGGGCAGCCGGTCGAGCAGTTCAAGCCGGCGGTCTACGACGGTGAGATCGCGTCGTGGGCGAAGCCCGTGGAGACGACGCCGCCCACTTCGGAGACCCCCTCGCCGTCGACGACGCCGACCTGCCAGCCCGGCCAGAACGGCCAGAACGGCCAGAACGGGCAGAACTGCCAGAGCGATTCGCCGTCGCCGTCGACGACTCCGACGAGTCCGGGCCCGAGCACCACGGGGCAGGCGTGCCTCACCCCCAGTGGGAACATGCCGCCCGGCTGCGACCCGAGCATTCCCCCGCCGGGCTACCCCGACTGGTGGTGCGACCAGGGGAACAACCGGCAGACCGTCGCCGAGTGCAAGACGGACGACGACGACACCCCCAACAATCCGAACCCGAATCCCTGA
- a CDS encoding glycosyltransferase family 87 protein, producing the protein MSSSSERLVKPDAEAADARGRMARLVPVLTGVTALVCLLGWLQKRPCASAGFDFIKTTTNACYTDVYPLYYVRGLNDGLLPYFDSFPGTDIRFVEYPVLSGGFMQLVAWMVGPFDDDGRGMAFYNVTVLLLAVCAVVTVLATAYTAGRRSLRTGLMVALSPALLLSAYINWDLLAVGLSALALAAWSKRRPALAGVLLGLAIAAKFYPLLFLGPLVLLCVRAGRWRAMGRMLAGTAVAWLAVNLPVMVFAWDGWLQFYTFSQERGIDWGSIWFFLRDQGMPGLDDTDRLNLLGTGTTFVLCAGIAVLALAAPRRPRLSQLMFLVLVAFMLPNKVWSPQYVLWLLPLAVLARPKLPAFVAWQIGEIVYFFGIWWFLLSVSAQTPGEDLSGTLSAVLSLNAPEGGVNQDVYNIALLARFVTVLVLAALIVWDVLRPSGDSVRSDGTDDPAGGFLDGADDVVSLGRWRAARRTVRAGAAPAVP; encoded by the coding sequence ATGTCGTCGTCTTCTGAGAGGCTCGTGAAGCCCGACGCCGAGGCCGCGGACGCGCGTGGACGCATGGCGCGGCTCGTCCCGGTCCTGACGGGCGTCACGGCATTGGTGTGCCTGCTGGGGTGGCTGCAGAAGCGGCCGTGCGCGTCGGCGGGGTTCGACTTCATCAAGACGACGACGAACGCCTGCTACACCGACGTCTATCCGCTCTACTACGTGCGGGGCCTGAACGACGGGCTGCTCCCGTACTTCGACTCGTTCCCCGGCACCGACATCCGGTTCGTCGAGTACCCGGTGCTGAGCGGCGGGTTCATGCAGCTCGTCGCGTGGATGGTCGGCCCGTTCGACGACGACGGCCGGGGCATGGCCTTCTACAACGTGACCGTGCTGCTGCTCGCGGTCTGCGCGGTCGTGACCGTGCTGGCGACGGCGTACACGGCCGGGCGGCGCTCGCTGCGGACCGGGCTGATGGTGGCCCTGTCCCCCGCGCTGCTGCTCAGCGCCTACATCAACTGGGACCTGCTGGCCGTCGGGCTGTCCGCGCTGGCGCTGGCGGCGTGGTCGAAGCGGCGTCCGGCGCTCGCGGGCGTCCTCCTGGGGCTGGCCATCGCGGCGAAGTTCTATCCCCTGCTGTTCCTGGGGCCGCTCGTCCTGCTCTGTGTGCGCGCGGGCCGGTGGCGCGCGATGGGACGGATGCTCGCGGGCACGGCCGTCGCGTGGCTCGCGGTCAACCTGCCCGTGATGGTGTTCGCCTGGGACGGGTGGCTGCAGTTCTACACCTTCAGCCAGGAGCGCGGCATCGACTGGGGCTCGATCTGGTTCTTCCTCCGCGACCAGGGGATGCCCGGCCTGGACGACACCGACAGGTTGAACCTCCTCGGCACCGGGACGACCTTCGTGCTCTGCGCCGGCATCGCCGTGCTGGCCCTCGCCGCGCCGCGCCGCCCCCGGCTGTCGCAGCTGATGTTCCTCGTCCTGGTGGCGTTCATGCTGCCCAACAAGGTTTGGTCGCCGCAGTACGTGCTGTGGCTGCTGCCCCTCGCGGTGCTCGCCCGGCCGAAGCTGCCCGCGTTCGTCGCGTGGCAGATCGGCGAGATCGTCTACTTCTTCGGGATCTGGTGGTTCCTGCTGTCGGTGTCCGCGCAGACGCCCGGCGAGGACCTCTCCGGCACGCTGTCGGCGGTGCTGAGCCTGAACGCCCCCGAAGGCGGCGTGAACCAGGACGTCTACAACATCGCGCTGCTCGCGCGATTCGTGACCGTCCTCGTGCTCGCGGCGCTCATCGTGTGGGACGTGCTGCGCCCGTCCGGCGACTCGGTCAGATCCGACGGGACGGACGACCCCGCGGGGGGCTTCCTCGACGGTGCGGACGACGTGGTGTCGCTCGGCCGGTGGCGTGCCGCGCGCCGGACGGTGCGCGCGGGTGCGGCACCGGCCGTCCCGTAG
- a CDS encoding barstar family protein gives MDANRALDELIAGRVTPDVYQWRTLPAAGALGDTTWTERAAAAGRRGFHLDGRHACDSDGFLRMCRETFEFPEGVGTTWDALESALTDLSWAPAEHGYVVLYESWSELAEEDQPAFRAALDLFASAVKRRRDTATPMTVLLSSVGVEVAGVPRLA, from the coding sequence GTGGACGCGAATCGAGCACTGGACGAACTGATCGCCGGACGGGTGACGCCGGACGTCTACCAGTGGCGGACGCTCCCCGCGGCGGGGGCGCTCGGCGACACGACCTGGACCGAGCGGGCCGCGGCGGCCGGCCGGCGCGGCTTCCACCTGGACGGCCGTCACGCCTGCGACAGCGACGGGTTCCTGCGGATGTGCAGGGAGACGTTCGAGTTCCCCGAAGGAGTGGGGACCACCTGGGACGCCCTGGAGAGCGCCCTGACCGACCTGTCATGGGCGCCCGCGGAGCACGGGTACGTGGTCCTGTACGAGTCGTGGTCCGAACTCGCGGAGGAGGACCAGCCGGCGTTTCGCGCGGCACTGGACCTCTTCGCGAGCGCGGTCAAGCGCCGGCGCGACACCGCCACCCCCATGACGGTTCTCCTGTCGAGCGTCGGCGTGGAGGTGGCGGGCGTTCCCCGGCTCGCCTGA
- a CDS encoding peptidoglycan recognition protein family protein has product MRSGEGSRIDPVPTRRTIIRGAVGAGLLAAGFAPHQGAMADEPPVAAPGRLGGRAGLWTGEPRLYTREDWNARPPKRPAEVLNRAPDHIVVHHTATANSKDKSLAHAFALSRKIQRWHMKDNGWDDAGQQLTISRGGVVMEGRNSSLDSIRAGNLAVGAQVLHHNDHTIGIENEGTYTSRGVPKRLWKSLVEVCAWLCERYRLDPAEAIVGHRDFNNTSCPGDRLYKRLPDLRREVAARLDGFPKGGGVRPETSIFPPFDPFG; this is encoded by the coding sequence GTGCGATCAGGAGAAGGCTCGCGAATCGACCCGGTGCCGACGCGCCGGACGATCATCCGCGGAGCGGTGGGGGCGGGCCTGCTCGCCGCCGGGTTCGCGCCGCACCAGGGGGCCATGGCGGACGAACCGCCCGTCGCGGCACCGGGCCGCCTCGGCGGACGGGCGGGGCTCTGGACGGGCGAACCCCGCCTCTACACGCGTGAGGACTGGAACGCCCGTCCGCCCAAGCGTCCCGCCGAAGTGCTGAACCGTGCACCCGACCACATCGTCGTGCACCACACCGCCACGGCGAACAGCAAGGACAAGTCGCTCGCGCACGCGTTCGCGCTGTCCCGCAAGATCCAGCGCTGGCACATGAAGGACAACGGCTGGGACGACGCGGGCCAGCAGCTGACGATCAGCCGCGGCGGCGTCGTCATGGAGGGCCGCAACAGCAGCCTCGACTCGATCCGCGCCGGGAACCTCGCGGTCGGCGCGCAGGTGCTGCACCACAACGACCACACCATCGGCATCGAGAACGAGGGCACCTACACCAGCCGCGGTGTGCCCAAGCGGCTGTGGAAATCCCTCGTCGAGGTGTGCGCGTGGCTCTGCGAGCGGTACCGGCTCGACCCCGCCGAGGCGATCGTCGGGCACCGCGACTTCAACAACACCTCGTGTCCGGGCGACCGGCTCTACAAGCGGCTTCCCGATCTGCGCCGCGAGGTCGCGGCGCGCCTGGACGGTTTCCCGAAGGGCGGCGGCGTCCGGCCGGAAACGTCGATCTTCCCGCCGTTCGACCCGTTCGGCTGA
- a CDS encoding deoxyribonuclease IV yields MRIGAHVDQTNPLDNARAIGADVVQFFLGDPQGWKKPVLPEGVEALAGSGVDVFVHAPYTINVATSNNRIRIPSRKNLTQQLEAAASIGAKALIVHGGHVLKDDDPETGFENWRKVFERVECPIPVYIENTAGGGNAMARKFDRIARLWEVLSGVPGMESKLGFCLDTCHAHAAGEALVDAVDRIKAITGRIDLVHCNDSRDAFGSGADRHANLGKGSIDTDLILTVVRAADAPVVVETPGAGQADDIAWLRENLD; encoded by the coding sequence ATGCGCATCGGAGCCCACGTCGACCAGACCAACCCGCTGGACAACGCCCGCGCCATCGGGGCCGACGTCGTGCAGTTCTTCCTGGGCGACCCGCAGGGGTGGAAGAAGCCCGTGCTGCCCGAGGGCGTCGAGGCGCTCGCCGGGTCCGGCGTCGACGTGTTCGTGCACGCCCCGTACACGATCAACGTGGCGACGTCCAACAACCGGATCCGCATCCCGAGCCGCAAGAACCTCACGCAGCAGCTGGAGGCGGCGGCGTCCATCGGCGCGAAGGCGCTGATCGTGCACGGCGGGCACGTGCTGAAGGACGACGACCCGGAGACCGGCTTCGAGAACTGGCGCAAGGTGTTCGAGCGGGTGGAGTGCCCGATCCCGGTCTACATCGAGAACACCGCGGGCGGCGGCAACGCGATGGCGCGCAAGTTCGACCGCATCGCCCGGCTGTGGGAGGTGCTGTCGGGCGTCCCGGGGATGGAGTCCAAGCTCGGGTTCTGCCTCGACACCTGCCACGCGCACGCGGCGGGCGAGGCGCTCGTCGACGCCGTCGACCGGATCAAGGCCATCACCGGACGCATCGACCTCGTGCACTGCAACGACAGCCGGGACGCGTTCGGGTCCGGCGCCGACCGGCACGCCAACCTCGGCAAGGGCAGCATCGACACCGACCTCATCCTCACCGTGGTCCGCGCGGCGGACGCGCCCGTGGTGGTCGAGACGCCGGGCGCCGGGCAGGCCGACGACATCGCCTGGCTGCGCGAGAACCTGGACTGA
- the rpsF gene encoding 30S ribosomal protein S6, which produces MRRYEVMTILDPGIDERTAPAALDPFLKVVKDAGGSVEKVDVWGRRRLAYDIQKKSEGIYAVVDLSAEPATVKELDRQLNLSESILRTKVIRPEVH; this is translated from the coding sequence ATGCGTCGTTACGAAGTCATGACGATCCTCGACCCCGGTATCGACGAGCGCACCGCTCCGGCGGCGCTCGACCCGTTCCTGAAGGTCGTCAAGGACGCCGGCGGAAGCGTCGAGAAGGTCGACGTCTGGGGCCGGCGGCGCCTGGCGTACGACATCCAGAAGAAGTCCGAAGGCATTTACGCGGTGGTCGACCTGTCGGCTGAGCCCGCCACGGTCAAGGAGCTCGACCGGCAGCTCAACCTCAGCGAGTCGATCCTCCGCACGAAGGTCATCCGTCCCGAGGTCCACTGA
- the rpsR gene encoding 30S ribosomal protein S18, whose product MAKPPPRKPKKKVCVFCQEKISYVDYKDTVLLRKFISDRGKIRARRVTGNCTQHQRDVATAIKNAREMALLPYTSTAR is encoded by the coding sequence ATGGCGAAGCCACCTCCGCGCAAGCCCAAGAAGAAGGTTTGCGTGTTCTGCCAGGAGAAGATCTCCTACGTCGACTACAAGGACACGGTCCTGCTGCGGAAGTTCATCTCCGACCGCGGCAAGATCCGTGCCCGCCGGGTCACGGGCAACTGCACCCAGCACCAGCGCGATGTCGCCACGGCGATCAAGAACGCCCGCGAGATGGCGCTGCTGCCCTACACCAGCACCGCGCGCTGA
- the rplI gene encoding 50S ribosomal protein L9, with translation MKLILTQQVSGLGEPGDVIEVRDGYGRNYLIPRGFAIRWTRGGEKEIDSIKKARSAREIATVEHAKEVADRLGGLRVTLRTRTGSNGRLFGAVTAADIADAVKAADGPDLDRRRIEIGNPIKTVGTHRVSVRLHSDVNATIDVNVVEG, from the coding sequence ATGAAGCTCATCCTGACCCAGCAGGTCTCCGGGCTCGGCGAGCCCGGAGACGTCATCGAGGTCCGTGACGGCTACGGCCGCAACTACCTGATCCCGCGCGGGTTCGCCATCCGGTGGACGCGCGGCGGCGAGAAGGAGATCGACTCGATCAAGAAGGCGCGTTCGGCCCGCGAGATCGCGACCGTCGAGCACGCCAAGGAGGTCGCCGACCGGCTCGGCGGCCTGCGCGTCACGCTGCGCACCCGGACCGGCAGCAACGGCCGCCTGTTCGGCGCGGTGACCGCCGCCGACATCGCCGACGCGGTCAAGGCCGCCGACGGCCCCGACCTGGACCGCCGCCGGATCGAGATCGGCAACCCGATCAAGACCGTCGGCACGCACCGGGTCAGCGTCCGGCTGCACTCGGACGTCAACGCCACGATCGACGTCAACGTCGTCGAGGGCTGA
- a CDS encoding MATE family efflux transporter, whose amino-acid sequence MKPRRLASPHDREILRLAVPAFGALVAEPLFLLTDSAIIGHLGTGQLGGLGVAGQALSTLVYLCVFLAYGTTAGVARQVGAGDLRAAIRQGIDGMWLALAIGAVLVAAAWPLVPGIVDAFGASADVAPYAETYLRVSLFGIPSMLVVLAGTGVLRGLQDTRTPLLVSVGGFGANLVLNVLFVIVLNWGIAGSAWGTVIAQTGGAAVYVAVVLRGARRHGAPVRPDAAGLRTAATAGFGLLLRTAALRVVLIAGTSIAARMGDAEIAAYQVGFQVWTLLAFALDAIAIAGQAITGRYLGASDVAGTRAVTRRMVGWGIVCGVLFGALILLARPWLPGLFTGDGDVRDLLLASLLLVALLQPIAGVVFVLDGILIGAGDGAYLAATTLVATVVFLPAALAAYWADAGLVGLWLAIGLWMATRMLTLGLRARGDRWMVTGAVR is encoded by the coding sequence ATGAAGCCCCGCCGTCTCGCGTCCCCGCACGACCGCGAGATCCTGCGGCTGGCCGTGCCGGCGTTCGGCGCGCTGGTCGCCGAGCCCCTGTTCCTGCTGACCGACAGCGCCATCATCGGGCACCTCGGCACCGGCCAGCTCGGCGGGCTCGGCGTGGCGGGGCAGGCGCTGAGCACCCTGGTCTACCTGTGCGTCTTCCTCGCCTACGGGACGACCGCGGGCGTCGCCCGCCAGGTGGGCGCGGGCGATCTGCGGGCGGCGATCCGGCAGGGCATCGACGGGATGTGGCTCGCGCTCGCGATCGGCGCGGTGCTCGTCGCGGCGGCGTGGCCGCTGGTCCCGGGGATCGTCGACGCGTTCGGCGCCTCGGCGGACGTGGCGCCGTACGCCGAGACGTACCTGCGGGTGAGCCTGTTCGGCATCCCGTCCATGCTCGTGGTGCTGGCCGGGACGGGCGTCCTGCGCGGGCTGCAGGACACGCGGACGCCGCTGCTGGTGTCGGTCGGGGGCTTCGGCGCGAACCTCGTGCTCAACGTGCTGTTCGTCATCGTCCTGAACTGGGGCATCGCGGGCTCGGCCTGGGGGACCGTGATCGCACAGACGGGCGGCGCGGCCGTCTACGTCGCGGTGGTCCTGCGGGGCGCGCGGCGGCACGGCGCGCCGGTGCGTCCGGACGCGGCGGGCCTGCGGACGGCGGCGACCGCGGGCTTCGGGCTGCTGCTGCGGACGGCGGCGCTGCGGGTCGTGCTGATCGCGGGGACGTCGATCGCGGCGCGGATGGGCGACGCGGAGATCGCCGCCTACCAGGTCGGATTCCAGGTGTGGACGCTGCTGGCGTTCGCGCTCGACGCCATCGCGATCGCCGGGCAGGCGATCACCGGCCGGTATCTGGGGGCGTCGGACGTCGCGGGGACCCGTGCGGTCACCCGGCGGATGGTGGGCTGGGGGATCGTCTGCGGAGTGCTGTTCGGGGCGCTGATCCTCCTCGCGCGCCCGTGGCTGCCCGGGCTGTTCACCGGGGACGGCGACGTCCGCGACCTGCTGCTCGCGTCGCTGCTGCTGGTCGCGTTGCTGCAGCCGATCGCGGGCGTGGTGTTCGTCCTGGACGGCATCCTGATCGGCGCGGGCGACGGGGCGTACCTGGCCGCGACGACGCTCGTCGCGACGGTGGTGTTCCTGCCCGCCGCGCTCGCCGCGTACTGGGCGGACGCGGGACTCGTCGGACTGTGGCTCGCGATCGGGTTGTGGATGGCGACGCGGATGCTCACCCTGGGGCTGCGTGCGCGCGGCGACCGGTGGATGGTGACCGGCGCCGTCCGCTGA